Sequence from the Clupea harengus chromosome 20, Ch_v2.0.2, whole genome shotgun sequence genome:
atgtaaataCCAAATAATGCTGCTGATAGCACCACAGTATCTGTCCCATTGTATGAGGATTCCTTCAAGATTCTTCAGTCATCAGAAGTCTACCATGTTCTTCACTGTACACACCTTGGCTTTGTTTGAGTTAACAGCATGCTTGTTAATGGAGTGGGTTCCAAAACAAACTGCTAAAGACTGGAATACTTTTGAAGAAATCGGTCGTAGGCATCATAAATAGCTCGCCTggagacagaaaaataaatagttagtcataatttaaaaaaaaggccATGTTCTTCAACCATAATTATAAGACAAATAGATTTTgaccacacatgaacacattactACTGTTAAACAGTAAAATGAAGCAGTCAATTCTGTGAAGATATGTGGATGGGCCTTGTCTACCTGAAAAGTCCCTGTTTGAAGAGGTAGGCGCTGATGTGGCCTCCATTGAGATAACGAACTTCACAGTCAGGCCAGATCTCCTGCAGACTCCTCACACCAGTGCGGGGGATATAGGCATCCTCCTTGGCCAGCACTATGATGATCAGGCTGGGGTCCACAGGGACTGCAAAAACAGAAGGATGTCTAATTGgcctttgcagtgtgtgtgtgtgtgtgtgtgtgtgtgtgtgtgtgtgtgtgtgtgtgtgtgtgtgtgtgtatatatatatatatatatataattggaCATGAAGTTCACTCATACGTAGGGAGCTACAATTCTTTTGACTTAAAATGTACACTTCAACATGTACTTTTATGCTTTATGTGTACAACACTAAAGAGGAAACAAAATATGGCCTCACATCCACAAATTACAAAGTAAGTAAAAATCACGCCAAAAAACATGCCTGGTGTTATGTCTGGATTGGATGCCATGAATGAATAACAAGCAGCAGAAGCACATCCCCCTCCTGGCCTATGCACTATGCCCTATGCCCTATGCCCTATGCCCTGGCCATGCCCCCCACAGTGAGCCCACCTGAGAAGTTGGCAATGTGGGTGCACTCATCCATGACTCCCTTCATGAAGAAGAGTGACTGCCTCTGGAGTGAGTCGCGCTGACCCATTCCTCCCCTGGCCCCAACTCGGCCGGCGGCGGCGCGGGCGATGCTCTTGGCGTGGAGCATATCGATGTGCGGCCCGCTGCTGCTCACCGCCGACAGCATGTGGTCCAGCTGCTCGTGCGCTGACCCGCCCGACAGCTCGCTCCCTTTGCCGCTGTCCGTTTCGTTTCCTCCTCCGCCTGCCCGTAAGCGCAGAGACGAGGACCGCAGGCCCATGTGCTGCCTCTCCTGCTGGTCCAGGCCCAGCAGTTCATGGGAGAGCTCCAGGTCAAAGCTGCCAGGGGAGAACTTCACAAAGTCTTGGCCCATCCTGAATGAATCGGTCTGTTGTGTGAAAAAATCAACATGTTGGATTTTTCTGTGAGTTAATCTCCACAAGGATTTTCATAGAAATACACTGCGTTTTACAACTGGATTATTTTGAATCTCTTAATACTAAGTGAACAAATTTGTGGTGCAGGGTCAACACCTGCTCCAGTTGTTATAACTCACGGCTTTGCATCAGGTCACCACTGGTTCTAATTATAGATTTGCAATTCATAGAACCTGGATTTGTACTGCAGTCCGACTGTCCTTTTGTACTGGATTTATACTGCACTTTAAGTGTTCTTCCCCGGCGGCTAGTCCTGTTaatcccgtcgggatttatttttcgataatgaccctCCGGACTTTACCTTATCCCATACTTACTTGTCTTACTAGATATCTTTTTATTGTGACAACATTCATaggcagggacgtgcacaggaattttgaagggccattgctctgccttggaaaaaaggggcaacacgttaatttttgtaaccgccgccgccacgccccctccctgGACGCAAATTCTGCCTAgatcacttgaaactctgaaactgtcagggtcgatcactaaccgccgccgccacgccccctccccccacgcaCATATTCcatgattattttatctaggcctacatgaagttctgcagccgtaatactatttaaaatatatacatatttccttcggaggggcaacttcagtcgaggagggcaaacgggcagttgcccgagcaaccttagccccctcctgtgcacgtccctccCTGTTCATAGGCATAGTGAACTTACCCCACAGTACTCCAGCATTCTTATGATCTCTTCTTCATACACCGTGTGCATGGCATACTGTTTCTCAAGTTGTCTCCAGTTAACAGCTTTGCTTAAAAcaccctgaagagagagagaggaaaatcaTGTGAAGTGGATGGCCCACTCTGAAACCCCTACAGACAAACTGATAGACACGTTGTCAAAATCAATACTGTTTTTGTCAATCATGAAAgcgactgttttgttttttgtttgcatttaacATGACGAGAACTCGACAGTAAAAATGGATTCTTGACTACTGAACCAACTCCTTACAACATTAAGCATAATATCATAACAATATTGGACTGGGTTCCCCTAAACCCTGAGAGAGGTTAGTTCTTACTGTGGTAAATACACTGGAGGCTGTGGTCCAGGAGAGGCAGGGCACCAGAGGAATAGGTTTGGGCCAGTTTGTCACAGCCAAAGATGCCATCTGTccagaaaagtaaaaaaaatgtaattaaaaagtCAAAGGTAAAGCAAACTGCATACACTTAGCTAGAGAGCGCTAGAGAGAAGCGCAAGGAACTTGGCACAGggtgcattcatttatttaacaccACAAGGTCAACTGAGAGCCACACTCTATTTCGAAATGCTCTCCAGGGATCAGGGAAAGAGACACATGATACAAGTATCCAGAACAGGCACCAATCACCCAGCACCCAAAACACCAGGCTAACTTGCAAACGTGTAAAAACGAAAGAATTTAAGTCCTGCATCATTCCAGTGAAATCATCTAGGGCTACGTGAGCTGGAGTTAACCCAATGAGGGGAACGATCACGCTGGTGTGAGCCGAGAGTTTTTATAATTATGTCGTCACGAGGAATATTTATTCCTTGGCGGATGCGGATGATCCAGCAGGGTTAGGGTTCAGATGGCTATATATTCACATCCTGGCACTCGGGGATAAAGCGTTCTGCATTGCGTACATTCAGTGGGTTTGTATAAATAGTAACTGGAACAAAGGAGACTTACATGGCCGCCCATGGAGATTCCGGTCATGCCCAGTGGCCAGTagccctccctctccagccagTGGAGCAGCACGGCCGACTCCAGGATGAGTGCCGCCCCCATAACGAACAGGTCGGACACGTTCTTCAGACTGGAGCGTCTTTCAAAGAACAGACAAATGCAAAACATCGGCGTGCAACACGCATGAATACCGAGGCAGGCAATGATGACATGTCGAATTTATCGGTACATGCATACAAGTGAAATGTCAGTCAAATAGTTCAGTAATTAAATATACTTACAGCTGGTCTTTTGGTTTCCGGTATCCATGTGCAGTTCAAGGTTAAGGAAATGTTTGACAAAACAATTTTTGGCACAATGGACCATTTTGCTTTTTAAAGTATACATTTCCTCCTAACCTCTGCCAGCTCTATCCACCACAGGAGGAAACCACTCTCCTTAAAACAGTATAAGCTTAAAATCTCTGGTAGGCAGATACACCGGTCTCTTTTTGACATTTCCTAATTTGTTGGTATATTCAGAATGTTCTGAAATACGGTATTCATAACAATGCATAATCCCAAAGATTTCCTAACACGACTTCCCTGGCAAAACTATTTTAATTAGGTCTACCAGAATGTACAGCCAACTCAGTAAAGAAATAGGTATGGTTCACAACCACACTAAGAAAGGTTCCTGAAACAGGGTGAAGCCCAGTGAGGGATATAGTATGGGTTCTCCAGCAGCAGGGATGCCATTCCTGCCTCCTTTATCATTGGCCTGGCCATAAGGGTACGCCTCCtccagaaaaactgcagaaTAGATCACAAGGTGGGGAAAAGATGAGGAGAAGTAAGATTGGAGCAAAATAGTTTTTTAACCTCGCTCTAGCACTCTCTCTATACTTGGATATTGTATGTACTTTATGGATAACCCATTTTCAAGTGCTTTGTGGAATGAGAGACTAAGTTGAGCGTCAAGCTAAAGCTTCAAATAGGAACCTAGGAAACTACAGTGAAGTCATTCTAACATATAATTCAAAGTCAACGTACGTGGTCACCTGTTCCTGCCAGGTGTATGCACACGGGGTGGTGCTTCTTCCATTTCTTGGGCACGATAAACTGGAACCTTGAAGAGAAATGATCAAAGGTCATTGGTATGATCTCATCTGATGAAAGAGTCAATACACAGTCCACCACATAACAAAGCTGAGACTTCACCTGGCTTTTACGGACTCTGTTGGCAAGACACCTGGCACAATCTCCTCCAGGGGTGATATAAAATGGCCATTATGAATTTTGCAGTCTGACTCATCCTCTACCTAGGAACATAAAACCAGTTATTATGAGGCCTGTGCACACTTACAAATAATCCTCCTGGTCACATTTATTTGCATGTTTCTATACAATCTGACTGATTATTTAAGCATTATATGGTAAGTAAagtaataataaacattgacaTATTGCTTATTTTTAAGTGATAAGTATAATTTCCTTATGGTTGTGGTATTGTTAAGCATACTGGGTCTTGTTTACAATAAAAAATTATCAGTGCTCtatgccattttcaataaaaCAAAGATAAATGTACCAGACATTCTCAAATTAGCTCAGTGGACCTTATATGCacattatatacatacattacacattacatgttacattatacattatatacttCTATATATACACCTCAGCACTTGATCTGGACCACTATCTATACAACAAGAGAACAGTTTTACTGAGGATGGAGAAAAAGTAGCTTCACCTTATCAATATAAACAGGATAATCCTTGGGTACCAGGTGCTTACACTTCTCTCGGTCACCAATAATTTTCCTGAACTCAAATATtctaggagaaaaaaaaggacaaaacatAACATGATTTCTAGGTTACAATACAACACTGTCAGGCATTTTTGCATACATTGTCACACAttgcattttatttcagttataACTGTAACCCAGTAGTTTTGTTTTGATGTATGTGATCAATGGAGGAAGGCTGtcacaaaaatgtttttacCCAGTACAAACTGAATGATACCTAGCTGTCTTCACAGATATTTTGTGATGCTGACATTTTACTACTGACAAAGCTCCAATTTAGTCAGCAAGCCCCTGTACAGATTGTGCATTGGCACGGCAAGTGGAATTATAATGGCAAAGGTCTACCTTTTTAGGTCCTCTGGCTTTCCCCATCCTTGGATGAACAGCTTGGTCAGGAGAAGCCTTCTATAAAGCACATCAAGTCGACTAACCCCCATCTGTAAGGCCTCTCATCTAGAAGAACACACCCAAAACAACACACGAGGCTGTTAAGGAAGGTACTACATCGTTGGCAACTGTTGCAGAAATATTTGTAGTTATGAATACAAATCAATACTTCTGTGTTATTTAGTGGGTAATGTATTGCTGTATCTCAATACATA
This genomic interval carries:
- the abhd18 gene encoding protein ABHD18, with amino-acid sequence MGVSRLDVLYRRLLLTKLFIQGWGKPEDLKRIFEFRKIIGDREKCKHLVPKDYPVYIDKVEDESDCKIHNGHFISPLEEIVPGVLPTESVKARFQFIVPKKWKKHHPVCIHLAGTGDHFFWRRRTLMARPMIKEAGMASLLLENPYYGYRKPKDQLRSSLKNVSDLFVMGAALILESAVLLHWLEREGYWPLGMTGISMGGHMASLAVTNWPKPIPLVPCLSWTTASSVFTTGVLSKAVNWRQLEKQYAMHTVYEEEIIRMLEYCGTDSFRMGQDFVKFSPGSFDLELSHELLGLDQQERQHMGLRSSSLRLRAGGGGNETDSGKGSELSGGSAHEQLDHMLSAVSSSGPHIDMLHAKSIARAAAGRVGARGGMGQRDSLQRQSLFFMKGVMDECTHIANFSVPVDPSLIIIVLAKEDAYIPRTGVRSLQEIWPDCEVRYLNGGHISAYLFKQGLFRRAIYDAYDRFLQKYSSL